A region of Diospyros lotus cultivar Yz01 chromosome 3, ASM1463336v1, whole genome shotgun sequence DNA encodes the following proteins:
- the LOC127796637 gene encoding uncharacterized protein LOC127796637, whose protein sequence is MMSLGFSNAGGSSSSSNLSPLAPPFTKTNSNQLVNFTELPNAIPFHSSLGSWQYSHSSPPRPDLFSNIDLGVDSIRTTCLPSADYYGYVGSHPASSPNTHVPPLNPNISTATKTFTFSQHSSDMPRNHVEIEPYYSSSLSPVVADDDPLVAINEPSYDSLSASSVVPLLGSAETDYNDRLSGLEYTPQWGGFCSLDDREQCKRVEVNGSFCSDGTSVAASNVYNNYIKQGAGPSGGLSKREEAQAVSHRRHVNGLGIESQVVSPSAEKFNYKSSSLQDPSIISGESSKISISGSLSIQEFLDEAVTDFCNYQSPYASYDKSFQQFDSCMNDCLPMKNSLPATDNRLVSIGSTVNVPITVSSEYVNSVGNFSIIKSNGFGHCYSSNGKEPHLSQSSGKEVCLDTSRLNLPMERGAVKQEELLNQPVSEVLDQMPKSGIIFELPNITIPDGFNLAIDGSKGYTATEESSEILDHYNPAVDSPCWKGVPTSRFTPSGGSEAVSLQNLKKKSEACKSSNLQQTQIFPPCSGDTMKTSSYSLCENSAYSGNGYVELGSLLSPDRLSNANCSAREQGLADALEAGFNFHKSQFGNELKLYDDIKKHREEYGIPNSSRKNLELNPSHTKQPSFQKGDVTSGRESKLGSGDEESGLNVNNTLKDCSMESIACLPLEEDDRKLCQPYPAESTPKMNVQMLVNTMHNLSELLLFHCSNDTSSLSGQNCEALKHVINNLDACLPKRFVHANSARESTFSQGGASSESRKLPDLNKDVSTGRYNADVTKANNTVQAIKEVLKEDFSGEEETHTETLMFKNLWLEAEAALCSTSYRARFNRVKIEMDKSKFQDTKETTETVEKTLSSKFSPDPNLSLKATAEAKDGSLSKNFIQGSPDSSATKTIEKLPSSNDSPDHYRNIEVSSDTKDSFSSDNLIQESPVSNRNKIIDDVEASVMARFHILKYRGQNSNSGSSEGQQSEESVNSPYMQEQDGPHSQNSDGPHSEHETEKELLVSATDDHQVIRPGIQLPSGWSDSSSSDWEHV, encoded by the exons ATGATGAGTTTAGGGTTTTCGAATGCTGGGGGTTCATCATCATCGTCCAATTTATCTCCTTTAGCCCCTCCTTTTACCAAAACCAATTCAAACCAACTTGTGAACTTCACTGAACTGCCTAATGCTATCCCCTTCCATTCTTCTCTCGGCAGCTGGCAGTATTCACACTCTTCACCGCCTAGACCTGATTTGTTTTCCAATATTGACTTGGGCGTTGATTCAATCCGGACCACATGTCTGCCTTCAGCTGACTACTATGGATATGTCGGTTCTCACCCCGCCAGTTCACCTAACACACATGTGCCCCCATTAAACCCTAATATCAGTACTGCAACCAAGACGTTTACTTTTTCGCAGCATTCAAGTGACATGCCAAGAAATCATGTAGAAATTGAGCCATATTATTCTTCATCTCTGTCACCTGTCGTTGCTGATGATGATCCTCTGGTGGCCATTAATGAACCTAGCTATGACTCATTGTCTGCTTCTAGTGTTGTGCCCTTGCTTGGATCTGCTGAAACTGATTACAATGACCGCTTGTCTGGTTTGGAGTACACACCACAATGGGGTGGCTTCTGTAGTCTTGATGACAGGGAACAGTGTAAACGAGTAGAAGTTAATGGGAGTTTCTGCTCTGATGGGACAAGTGTTGCTGCTTCAAATGTGTACAATAATTATATCAAACAAG GGGCTGGTCCGTCTGGGGGCTTGAGCAAACGTGAAGAAGCTCAGGCAGTTTCACATAGAAGACACGTAAATGGTTTGGGAATAGAAAGCCAAGTTGTGTCTCCAAGTGCAGAAAAGTTTAACTACAAATCCTCTTCACTGCAAGATCCCAGCATCATCTCTGGTGAATCCTCTAAAATATCAATCTCGGGAAGCTTATCAATTCAGGAATTTCTTGATGAGGCAGTCACAGATTTCTGCAATTATCAAAGTCCATACGCATCATATGATAAATCCTTCCAACAATTTGATTCTTGCATGAATGATTGCTTACCAATGAAAAACTCTTTGCCTGCCACAGACAACAGACTGGTTTCCATTGGCAGTACTGTGAATGTGCCAATTACAGTTTCATCTGAATATGTGAACTCAGTTGGCAATTTTTCAATCATTAAGAGCAACGGTTTTGGTCACTGCTATTCTTCTAATGGAAAGGAGCCTCACTTGTCCCAGAGTTCTGGCAAAGAAGTTTGCTTAGATACTAGCAGACTGAACTTGCCCATGGAAAGAGGAGCTGTCAAACAAGAAGAGCTGTTAAACCAACCTGTTTCTGAGGTCTTGGATCAGATGCCAAAATCTGGAATCATATTTGAACTCCCAAATATAACTATTCCAGATGGATTCAATCTGGCAATTGATGGTAGTAAAGGCTATACTGCAACTGAGGAATCTTCAGAGATTTTAGATCATTATAATCCTGCTGTTGATTCACCTTGCTGGAAAGGTGTTCCAACTTCTCGTTTTACACCATCTGGAGGTTCTGAAGCTGTTAGCCTGCAGAATCTTAAGAAGAAATCAGAAGCATGTAAGAGTTCGAATCTTCAACAAACTCAGATATTCCCTCCCTGCTCTGGTGATACGATGAAGACTTCCTCTTACAGTTTATGTGAGAACAGTGCTTACTCTGGGAATGGGTATGTGGAGCTGGGTTCATTGCTTTCTCCTGACAGACTCTCAAATGCTAATTGCTCAGCTAGGGAGCAAGGTTTAGCTGATGCTCTGGAAGCAGGATTCAATTTTCATAAAAGTCAATTTGGGAATGAATTAAAACTCTATGATGACATCAAAAAACACAGAGAAGAATATGGCATACCTAATAGCTCAAGAAAGAATCTTGAACTGAATCCTTCCCACACCAAACAACCGAGTTTTCAGAAAGGTGATGTCACATCTGGAAGAGAGTCCAAACTGGGTTCTGGTGACGAGGAATCTGGGTTGAATGTTAATAATACATTAAAAGACTGCAGCATGGAAAGTATTGCATGTTTGCCTCTTGAAGAAGATGATCGCAAGCTGTGCCAACCATATCCAGCAGAATCAACTCCAAAAATGAATGTCCAGATGTTGGTTAATACCATGCATAATCTTTCAGAATTGCTTCTGTTTCATTGTTCAAATGATACCTCTTCACTATCAGGACAAAATTGTGAGGCTCTTAAGCATGTAATTAACAATCTGGATGCATGCCTACCAAAGAGGTTTGTACATGCAAACTCGGCACGAGAATCAACATTTTCCCAAGGAGGTGCTTCCAGTGAATCTAGAAAGCTACCCGATTTAAATAAG GATGTCAGTACAGGCAGGTATAATGCAGATGTTACGAAAGCTAACAACACGGTTCAG GCTATAAAGGAGGTCCTCAAAGAGGACTTTAGTGGCGAGGAAGAAACACATACAGAAACACTTATGTTTAAGAATTTATGGCTTGAGGCTGAAGCTGCCTTATGTTCTACTAGCTACAGAGCTCGATTTAACCGTGTGAAGATTGAGATGGATAAATCCAAGTTCCAAGACACGAAAG AAACCACTGAGACTGTTGAGAAAACCCTGAGCTCTAAGTTTTCTCCTGATCCAAACTTATCTCTGAAAGCAACAGCTGAGGCTAAAGATGGTTCATTATCAAAGAACTTCATCCAGGGTTCCCCTGATTCAAGCGCAACAAAAACCATTGAGAAGCTACCAAGTTCTAATGATTCTCCTGATCACTACAGAAATATCGAAGTGTCATCTGATACTAAAGACAGCTTCTCATCAGATAACTTGATTCAGGAATCGCCTGTTTCAAATAGAAACAAGATTATTGATGACGTTGAGGCTTCTGTTATGGCCAGGTTCCATATCCTCAAGTACCGGGGTCAGAACTCAAATTCTGGAAGTTCAGAAGGGCAGCAATCGGAAGAATCGGTGAATTCACCATATATGCAAGAACAAGACGGACCTCATTCACAGAACAGCGATGGACCTCATTCTGAGCATGAAACCGAGAAAGAGTTACTTGTAAGTGCTACAGATGATCATCAGGTGATCAGGCCCGGAATTCAGCTGCCTTCAGGTTGGTCGGATAGCTCTTCGTCCGATTGGGAACATGTGTGA
- the LOC127796643 gene encoding peroxidase 5-like encodes MATWVSTAFLIVLSLCFQSGALLQVQLQLGFYATSCPLAEVIVKEEVAKGIARDTGVAAGLVRLHFHDCFVRGCDGSVLIDSTASNTAEKDSPPNKSLRGFEVIDKAKARLETLCPGEVSCADIVAFAARDSIELTAGRGYDVSGGRRDGRVSLASEVLANLPAPSFNVNQLTQSFAKKELTQQEMVTLSGAHTIGRAHCEAFSNRLYNFNATNSQDPTLDPGYAEYLKKKCPQGSTDPTLVVPMDPYTPAVTDRGYYKAVLANKGLFTSDQTLLTNPTTATQVYQNANDLLRWRTKFAAAMVKMGQIGVLTGSDGEIRSNCRRIN; translated from the exons ATGGCAACTTGGGTTTCCACAGCATTCTTGATAGTTTTAAGCCTGTGTTTTCAGTCTGGAGCTCTGCTTCAAGTTCAACTTCAATTAGGGTTTTATGCAACCTCATGTCCCCTGGCTGAGGTAATTGTGAAGGAGGAGGTTGCGAAAGGGATCGCCAGGGATACAGGAGTGGCAGCCGGTCTGGTCAGATTGCATTTCCATGATTGTTTTGTTAGG GGCTGTGATGGATCGGTTCTGATCGACTCAACTGCTTCGAACACGGCGGAGAAAGATTCTCCACCCAACAAAAGCCTTAGGGGGTTTGAAGTGATCGACAAGGCAAAGGCGAGGCTCGAGACACTGTGTCCCGGGGAAGTGTCTTGTGCAGATATAGTTGCTTTTGCGGCAAGGGATAGCATTGAGTTA ACGGCGGGGCGGGGTTATGACGTCAGTGGAGGGAGAAGAGATGGCAGAGTTTCATTGGCTTCTGAGGTATTGGCAAATCTACCGGCTCCTTCCTTTAATGTCAACCAGCTCACGCAGTCCTTCGCGAAAAAGGAACTAACACAACAAGAAATGGTTACACTCTCTG GAGCACATACCATTGGCCGCGCTCACTGCGAAGCCTTCAGTAATAGACTCTACAACTTCAATGCGACAAACAGCCAGGACCCGACTCTGGATCCTGGTTATGCAGAATACTTGAAGAAGAAGTGCCCGCAAGGCAGCACAGACCCCACCCTGGTGGTTCCAATGGACCCCTATACCCCGGCCGTCACTGACAGAGGCTACTATAAGGCTGTCCTGGCTAACAAAGGGCTATTCACTTCGGACCAGACTCTTCTCACAAACCCGACGACAGCCACCCAAGTTTATCAAAACGCAAATGATCTTTTGCGGTGGAGAACCAAGTTTGCTGCTGCAATGGTGAAGATGGGTCAGATTGGCGTCTTAACGGGTAGCGACGGAGAGATCAGATCAAACTGCAGGAGGATCAATTGA
- the LOC127796645 gene encoding peroxidase 5-like, with translation MVTCVSIALLIVLSCVCIHQSEAQLQVGFYATSCATAEVIVKDEVQKGFAKDKGVAAGLVRMHFHDCFVRGCDGSVLIDSTPSNTAEKDSPANNPSLRGFEVIDNAKARLETLCPGKVSCADMVAFAARDSIELTGGLGYDVPAGRRDGRVSLASEASANLPPPSFNVDQLTQSFAKKGLTQEEMVTLSGAHTIGRAHCTSFSNRLYSFNATNSQDPSLDPLYADQLKKQCPQGSTDPTLVVPMDPATPTVTDVGYYRAVLANKGLFTSDQTLLTDTVTASQVNQNTLNPASWKSKFAAAMVKMGQIGALTGSDGEIRINCRKIN, from the exons ATGGTAACTTGCGTTTCCATAGCTTTGCTGATAGTTTTGTCATGTGTGTGCATTCATCAGTCAGAAGCTCAGCTTCAAGTAGGGTTTTATGCAACCTCATGCGCGACTGCCGAGGTTATTGTGAAGGACGAGGTTCAAAAAGGGTTTGCAAAGGATAAGGGAGTGGCAGCTGGTCTGGTCAGAATGCACTTCCATGATTGTTTTGTCAGG GGTTGTGATGGATCGGTTCTGATCGACTCGACTCCTTCAAACACGGCAGAGAAAGACTCCCCGGCCAACAATCCCAGCCTCCGGGGGTTTGAAGTGATCGATAATGCCAAGGCGAGGCTGGAGACCTTGTGTCCCGGGAAAGTCTCTTGTGCAGATATGGTTGCTTTTGCTGCAAGGGACAGCATTGAGTTA ACTGGAGGGTTGGGCTATGATGTTCCTGCTGGGAGAAGAGATGGCAGAGTTTCACTGGCTTCTGAGGCATCGGCAAATCTGCCCCCTCCTTCCTTTAATGTCGACCAGCTTACTCAGTCCTTTGCAAAGAAGGGGCTCACTCAAGAAGAAATGGTTACTCTCTCTG GAGCACACACCATTGGCCGCGCTCACTGCACGTCCTTTAGTAACAGACTCTACAGTTTCAATGCGACCAACAGCCAGGACCCCAGTCTGGATCCCCTGTATGCGGACCAGTTGAAGAAGCAGTGCCCACAGGGTAGCACAGACCCGACCCTAGTAGTTCCAATGGACCCGGCTACCCCAACCGTTACTGATGTAGGCTACTACAGGGCTGTCCTGGCTAACAAAGGGCTATTCACTTCGGACCAGACCCTTCTCACGGACACAGTAACAGCCAGCCAGGTTAATCAAAATACACTGAACCCTGCCTCGTGGAAAAGCAAATTTGCGGCTGCAATGGTGAAGATGGGTCAGATTGGGGCTTTAACGGGTAGTGACGGAGAGATAAGGATAAACTGTAGGAAGATCAACTGA
- the LOC127796992 gene encoding LOW QUALITY PROTEIN: nascent polypeptide-associated complex subunit alpha-like protein 2 (The sequence of the model RefSeq protein was modified relative to this genomic sequence to represent the inferred CDS: deleted 1 base in 1 codon), with product MAWQQLVARQGSAGGDASGAGSSVLVAAGACDGGGGARSSNSVKRLELVARCRCNLLPFGGRHLKSLLKAIPCSSPRAPALLSALIGLPFLRVGFDITWANGSSKQSRSEKKSRKAMLRLGMKPVTGVSRVTIKRTKNILFFISKPDVFKSPNSETYVIFGEAKIEDLSSQLQQQAAQQFRMPDMGSVMAKSDTSAAATAAAEAQADEEEEDIDETGVEARDIDLVMTQAGVSKGKAVKALKTNNGDIVSAIMELTN from the exons ATGGCATGGCAGCAACTGGTCGCGAGGCAGGGGTCAGCTGGCGGGGACGCGAGCGGAGCAGGTAGCAGCGTGCTGGTGGCTGCTGGGGCGTGTGACGGCGGTGGCGGAGCCAGGAGCAGCAACAGCGTGAAGCGGCTGGAGCTGGTCGCGCGTTGCAGGTGCA ATCTTCTTCCCTTTGGGGGCCGTCATCTTAAAAGCCTGTTAAAAGCCATACCTTGTTCAAGCCCTCGTGCTCCGGCGCTACTCTCCGCCCTTATTGGACTGCCTTTTCTAAGGGTCGGCTTTGATatcactt GGGCAAATGGTAGTTCAAAACAGAGCAGAAGCGAGAAGAAAAGTCGCAAGGCAATGCTGAGGCTGGGCATGAAACCAGTTACAGGTGTCAGCAGGGTCACCATTAAAAGAACTAAAAAT ATTTTATTCTTCATCTCAAAACCGGATGTCTtcaaaagtccaaattctgagaCCTATGTCATTTTCGGGGAAGCAAAGATCGAGGATTTGAGCTCTCAACTGCAACAACAGGCAGCTCAACAGTTCAGGATGCCAGACATGGGGTCTGTAATGGCAAAGTCCGATACTTCTGCTGCTGCTACTGCTGCTGCCGAAGCACAGGCAGACGAGGAAGAGGAAGACATCGATGAAACTGGTGTGGAGGCTCGTGACATTGATTTGGTGATGACTCAGGCAGGAGTATCAAAGGGCAAAGCTGTGAAGGCTCTCAAGACAAACAATGGAGACATAGTCAGTGCC ATTATGGAGCTCACCAACTAA
- the LOC127796644 gene encoding peroxidase 5-like, with protein sequence MVTWVSTAFLIVLSLCFQSEALLQVQLQLGFYATSCPLAEVIVKEEVAKGIARDTGVAAGLVRLHFHDCFVRGCDGSVLIDSTASNTAEKDAPPNKSLRGFEVIDKAKARLETLCPGEVSCADIVAFAARDSIELTAGRGYDVSGGRRDGRVSLASEVLTNLPAPSFNVNQLTQSFAKKGLTQEEMVTLSGAHTIGRSHCEAFSNRLYNFNATNSQDPSLDPGYAEYLKKQCPQGSTDPTLVVPMDPYTPAVTDRGYYKAVVANKGLFTSDQTLLTNLNTANQVYQNANDLLRWRTKFAAAMVKMGQIGVLTGGDGEIRSNCRRIN encoded by the exons ATGGTAACTTGGGTTTCCACAGCATTCTTGATAGTTCTAAGCCTGTGTTTTCAGTCTGAAGCTCTGCTTCAAGTTCAACTTCAATTAGGGTTTTATGCAACCTCGTGTCCCCTGGCTGAGGTAATTGTGAAGGAGGAGGTTGCCAAAGGGATCGCCAGGGATACAGGAGTGGCAGCCGGTCTGGTCAGATTGCATTTCCACGATTGTTTTGTTAGG GGCTGTGATGGATCGGTTTTGATCGACTCAACTGCTTCGAACACGGCGGAGAAAGATGCTCCACCCAACAAAAGCCTTAGGGGGTTTGAAGTGATCGACAAGGCAAAGGCGAGGCTCGAGACACTGTGTCCCGGGGAAGTGTCTTGTGCAGATATAGTTGCTTTTGCGGCAAGGGATAGCATTGAGTTA ACGGCGGGGCGGGGTTATGACGTCAGTGGAGGGAGAAGAGATGGCAGAGTTTCATTGGCTTCAGAGGTATTGACAAATCTTCCAGCTCCTTCCTTTAATGTCAACCAGCTCACGCAGTCCTTCGCGAAAAAGGGACTAACACAAGAAGAAATGGTTACACTCTCTG GAGCACATACCATTGGCCGCTCTCACTGCGAAGCCTTCAGTAATAGACTCTACAACTTCAATGCGACAAACAGCCAGGACCCGAGTCTGGATCCTGGTTATGCAGAATACTTGAAGAAGCAGTGCCCGCAAGGCAGCACAGACCCCACCCTGGTGGTTCCAATGGACCCCTATACCCCGGCCGTCACTGACAGAGGCTACTATAAGGCTGTCGTGGCTAACAAAGGGCTATTCACTTCGGACCAGACCCTTCTCACAAACCTGAACACAGCCAACCAAGTTTATCAAAACGCAAATGATCTTTTGCGGTGGAGAACCAAGTTTGCTGCTGCAATGGTGAAGATGGGTCAGATTGGCGTTTTAACGGGTGGCGACGGAGAGATCAGATCAAACTGCAGGAGGATCAATTGA